The region AATAAAGGTAATAGATGGAGGAATATGCGCTGTTTCTAAAGTTAAGGTAGCTGGTGTTCGAGATGGAAAATATGGTGTTTCTATTATAGTCTGTAAAAATTCTGATGTTGCTGGTGTTTTTACTTCTAACAAAGTTATTGCAGCTCCTGTTGAATACACTAAGAATACAATTGAAGATGGAAAGTTGTCTGCAATTATAGCTAATAGTGGAAATGCTAATTGTTTTACAGGCGATCAGGGAGTATTTGACTGTGAAGCTACTGTTGAAATTATTTCAAAAATCTTTGAAATTCCTAAAACTGAAATTGCAACTGCTTCAACTGGTGTAATTGGTCGAAAAATGCCAATGGATATTATTACTAGACTAATTAACCAAGCTAGTGAAGTTCTTGAAAATTCAAACAATGCTTCTATAAATGCTGCAAAAGCAATAATGACAACTGACACTGTTTATAAACATGCGTCTATTGAAGTTACATTAGGAAATAATCAAAAAGTTAAGATTGGGGGAATTTGTAAAGGTACTGGTATGATTGCTCCAAATATGGGAACAATGTTGTGTTTTATAGCTACAGATGCTATTGCTGATCAGAAAATCTTAAAAGAATCTTTAAAAAAAGCAGTTGATGATAGTTTTAATATGGTTATTGTTGATGGAGATGAAAGTACTAATGATACAGTTCTTTTCTTTGCAAATGGGGAATCTAAAAATAGTATTTTAGTAAATAACAAAATAAATGGTTCAGATATAGATAGAAACTTTCAAGAAGGATTAAATGTTCTTTGTAAAGATTTAGCTAAGCAGATGGCACAAGATGGTGAAGGTGCAACTAAATTCATTGAAGTGGAAGTTAGAGGAGCTAAATCAAAATCTGATGCTCAAATCGCATCTAAATCAGTTGTTAAATCACCACTTGTTAAAAGTGCAGTTTTTGGCGGGGATCCTAATTGGGGTAGAATTGTAGCTGCTGTAGGATATTCTGGTGCTTATATGGATCCTGATGATATTACTATTGCCATATCTTCCAATGATAATCTTGTTGACTTGGTACTTGATGGTGAAATTTTAGCTTTTGAAGGAACAGCTAATCTTGAGAATGCAGAGTTGATTATGAAGGAAAAATCGATAAAAATCATCATTGATTTAAAGAATGGAAAATATAATGCTATAGCTTATGGTTGTGATTTAACTTATGATTATGTTAAAATTAATGCAGAGTATACTACTTGAATTTAATTTATGAAAAATGTTTATTCAATTAAATAAATATCATTTTAATTTTTAATAATAAAAACTTAAATAATAAAAGGTGGGATGAATTATATGCTTTCAAATAAAGTAAACTTAAAAGATATGAAAAAAACTGGAAAAAACACTTCTATTTATGGTACTAGGTATGTTTCAGAACCTATTCCTAAATTTGAAATTCCCGATGAAGGTATGCCTTCTAAAGCAGCATACCAATTGATTAATGATGAATTAAATCTTGATGGTAATCCTAATTTAAACCTTGCAAGTTTTGTAACTACTTGGATGGAACCAGAAGCAGATATACTTATTAATCAGACTAATGGGAAGAATTTCGTTGATAATGATGAGTATCCTCAAACTGAGATTATTCAAAATAGAGTAATAAATAT is a window of Methanobrevibacter arboriphilus JCM 13429 = DSM 1125 DNA encoding:
- the argJ gene encoding bifunctional ornithine acetyltransferase/N-acetylglutamate synthase — encoded protein: MITRKDIHKDFTDKIKVIDGGICAVSKVKVAGVRDGKYGVSIIVCKNSDVAGVFTSNKVIAAPVEYTKNTIEDGKLSAIIANSGNANCFTGDQGVFDCEATVEIISKIFEIPKTEIATASTGVIGRKMPMDIITRLINQASEVLENSNNASINAAKAIMTTDTVYKHASIEVTLGNNQKVKIGGICKGTGMIAPNMGTMLCFIATDAIADQKILKESLKKAVDDSFNMVIVDGDESTNDTVLFFANGESKNSILVNNKINGSDIDRNFQEGLNVLCKDLAKQMAQDGEGATKFIEVEVRGAKSKSDAQIASKSVVKSPLVKSAVFGGDPNWGRIVAAVGYSGAYMDPDDITIAISSNDNLVDLVLDGEILAFEGTANLENAELIMKEKSIKIIIDLKNGKYNAIAYGCDLTYDYVKINAEYTT